The following DNA comes from Leifsonia sp. 1010.
CCGAGGCCGCCATCCGCGCGGGAGACGGCCGCAGCGACACGTCGTCCTGACGGGAGTACTGTACGGAAGCGACGAGGGGAGACGCCGATGACCGACCGTGAGCGGGGAGCCGCAGGCGCTGCCGGCGCGACCGGACCGCAGCAGGTGCGGACGCCCGGGCAGCGCGCCCGAGCGGAACAGGCGAAGTCCCGGCCTCTCGTCCAGCTGATCTCCGATCTGCCCCGGCTGATCGTCGAGCTGCTCAAGGCCGAACTGAACCACCTCAAAGCCGAGTTCGCCGAGAAGGCGAAGTATGCCGGCGTCGGCATGGGGCTCCTCGCAGGGGCCGCCTTCTTCCTGTTCTTCGCGTTCGCGACCCTGGTCGCCGCGGCGATCCTCGGCATCGCGGTCGCGCTGCCCGCCTGGGCGGCCGCGCTCATCGTCTTCGGCGCGCTCGTCGTGATCGCCGTGATCCTGGCGCTGGTCGGCATCCGCTCGTTCAAGAAGATGGACGGCGTCGCCCCCTCGCAGACCATCGACAGCATCAAGGAAGACGCGGACGCGCTGAAGGGACTGGGGAAGTATGACAACTGACCGCAGCGACGTCGACCGGGCGCGGGCCGAGCTCGCCGCAACGGTGGAGGCGATCGAGTACAAGCTGAACGTGCCGAAGCGCGCGGCCGAGACCGTCGAGCGGCTGCGCCGGGACAACCCGCTGGCCCTCGCCGGGATCGCGGCCGCGGCGGTCGCGGCGACCGCCCTCGCCGTGTGGGGCGTCGTCCGTCTCGTCCGACGGTGAGCGCCTCCGCGTTTTTGGCCTTCTCAGGTTTGGGAGGGAGACTGTGGGTATGAGTACCCCGGCTGCCGTTCCGGCAGAGTCGACCACCCCCGACACCCCCACCGACGCCCCGACCGGATTCACGCTCTGGGCTGTGCTGCGCCGCGATCCCGCCCGACCGGACGACCTCGACGGCACGGACGTTCCGACCGCCGTCTCCGAGCTCGAAGGCGTGATCGCCGACATGGAGCTCCAGAACGTCACGACGCGCGGACTCTACGACGTCTCCGGCCTCCGCGCCGACGCCGACGTGATGATCTGGCTGCACGGCCCCGAGGCCGAGGCGCTGCAGTGGGGACTCCGCCAGCTGCGTCGCACGCGACTGCTGAAGGCGCTCCTCCCGACCTGGAACGCCATGGGCGTTCACCGCGACGCCGAGTTCAACAAGTCCCACGTCCCCGGCTTCCTCCGGGGCAAGGACCCGAAGGAGTGGCTCTGCGTCTACCCGTTCGTGCGCAGCTACGAGTGGTACCTGCTTCCGGATGAGGAGCGGTCCAAGATGCTCGCCGAGCACGGACGAAAGGGTGCCGCCTTCCGGTCGGTGCTCGCGAACACCGTCGCCTCGTTCGCCCTCGGCGACTACGAGTGGATCCTTCCCCTCGAGGCGGACGAGCTCACCGACCTCGTCGACATGATGCGCGAGCTCCGCTATACGGAAGCGCGTCGCCACGTGCGCGAAGAGGTCCCGTTCTTCACCGGGCGCCGCATCCAGCCGGCCGAGGTCGTGGAGGTCCTGCAGTGACGGATGCGCAGACCACCCAGCGCGTGCTGGGTGCGACCCCGGCTGCGGCCGCGGGCCCCGAGCACGTGACGGAGCCGACCGCGTACGACGCCATCCTGCTCGCAGGATTCGGCGGCCCGGAGGGGCAGGACGACGTCATCCCCTTCCTCCGCAACGTCACGCGCGGCCGCGGCATCCCGGAGGAGCGGCTCGAAGAGGTCGCCCACCACTACCGTCACTTCGGCGGGGTCAGCCCCATCAACGACCAGAACCGCGAGCTCAAGGCGGCCCTGGAGGCGGAGCTCGCCGAGCGCGGCATCGACCTGCCGGTGCTGTGGGGAAACCGCAACTGGGACCCGTACCTCGCCGACGCGCTCCGCGAGGCCGACGAGCGCGGCTTCACGAAGCTGATCGCGATCGCGACGAGCGCGTACTCCTCGTACTCGAGCTGCCGGCAGTACCGCGAGGACTTCGCGGGCGCGCTGGAGGCCACGGGACTTGAGGGGCGCATCCAGATCGACAAGGTGCGCCAGTTCTTCGACCATCCGGGCTTCGTCGAGCCGTTCATCGAGGGCGTCAAGAACGCCATCGACGAGCTGCAGCAGAAGCTGCCGGGCATCAACCCGGCGACCGAGGTGCGCATCCTGTTCTCGACGCACTCCATCCCGTCGACCGACGCGGCCAAGTCCGGGCCGGCCGAGCGCGGCTTCGGCGAGGGCGGCGCCTATGCGGCGCAGCACCTCGCGGTCGCCGAGGTCGTCTCGCACGCCGCGACCGGGGGCACCGTGGGCTGGGATCTGGTCTACCAGTCCCGCTCGGGCCCGCCGTCGATGCCGTGGCTGGAGCCCGACATCAACGACCGCATCGCCGAGCTCCCCGCGCTCGGGATCAAGGCTGTCGTCATCGTGCCGCTCGGCTTCGTCAGCGACCACATGGAGGTCCTCTGGGATCTCGACAACGAGGCGATGGAGACCAGCGACGAGAACGGCCTGGTCGCCGTCCGCGTGCCCACTCCCGGCACCCACGCGGCGTATGTGAAGGGACTGGTGGACCTCGTCCTCGAGCGTCGCGACGCCGTCCCGGTCGACCAGCGTCCGGCGATGACGTCGCTCGGCCCCTGGTATGACGTGTGCCGGCCCGGCTGCTGCGAGAACGTCCGGCTCGGCTTCAAGCCCGCCGCTGCGGGGCTGGCGCCGTGACCGGGACCGTGACGAGGGTCGACGGCGCCGCGGAGCGTCGCGAGGGAGTGCTGCGCATCGGCACCCGC
Coding sequences within:
- a CDS encoding phage holin family protein; protein product: MTDRERGAAGAAGATGPQQVRTPGQRARAEQAKSRPLVQLISDLPRLIVELLKAELNHLKAEFAEKAKYAGVGMGLLAGAAFFLFFAFATLVAAAILGIAVALPAWAAALIVFGALVVIAVILALVGIRSFKKMDGVAPSQTIDSIKEDADALKGLGKYDN
- a CDS encoding DUF3618 domain-containing protein codes for the protein MTTDRSDVDRARAELAATVEAIEYKLNVPKRAAETVERLRRDNPLALAGIAAAAVAATALAVWGVVRLVRR
- the hemQ gene encoding hydrogen peroxide-dependent heme synthase; amino-acid sequence: MSTPAAVPAESTTPDTPTDAPTGFTLWAVLRRDPARPDDLDGTDVPTAVSELEGVIADMELQNVTTRGLYDVSGLRADADVMIWLHGPEAEALQWGLRQLRRTRLLKALLPTWNAMGVHRDAEFNKSHVPGFLRGKDPKEWLCVYPFVRSYEWYLLPDEERSKMLAEHGRKGAAFRSVLANTVASFALGDYEWILPLEADELTDLVDMMRELRYTEARRHVREEVPFFTGRRIQPAEVVEVLQ
- a CDS encoding ferrochelatase, whose protein sequence is MTDAQTTQRVLGATPAAAAGPEHVTEPTAYDAILLAGFGGPEGQDDVIPFLRNVTRGRGIPEERLEEVAHHYRHFGGVSPINDQNRELKAALEAELAERGIDLPVLWGNRNWDPYLADALREADERGFTKLIAIATSAYSSYSSCRQYREDFAGALEATGLEGRIQIDKVRQFFDHPGFVEPFIEGVKNAIDELQQKLPGINPATEVRILFSTHSIPSTDAAKSGPAERGFGEGGAYAAQHLAVAEVVSHAATGGTVGWDLVYQSRSGPPSMPWLEPDINDRIAELPALGIKAVVIVPLGFVSDHMEVLWDLDNEAMETSDENGLVAVRVPTPGTHAAYVKGLVDLVLERRDAVPVDQRPAMTSLGPWYDVCRPGCCENVRLGFKPAAAGLAP